In Humulus lupulus chromosome 7, drHumLupu1.1, whole genome shotgun sequence, the following are encoded in one genomic region:
- the LOC133791563 gene encoding uncharacterized protein LOC133791563: protein MKQNFEFVVKKSAWRCREKTISYVRGTLEASYQKLPSYLFMLQQKNPGTLTDFVTEEDRFKYCFFSLGVSRRGFRTCRHVLCVDDTFLKTKYGGQMLCAVALDANNHLYSVAFVIVDSENHDFWKYFMSKLKEAIGEVEDLAFVSDSYASSTHALETIFPDAYHGACYHHISMNVVAKFKIDHCHVLMRETSKKTTTTLAPTYEKNLVDMAEKAQFLIPYAIGRHEFHVLDGELNGEVDLLNKTCTCGVFQIIGIPCAHALSGSLKRGVNFYSLCSDYYKIETWRSCYTESIYPTGNEEELIVPHDIITIKVRTPAQKNPVGRSKKKQGRPKTKRHPSNGDKLVV, encoded by the exons ATGAAGCAGAACttcgagtttgtggtgaagaagtcag cttggagatgCCGAGAGAAGACTATTtcttatgtcagagggacactggAAGCATCCTACCAGAAGTTACCATCGTACTTGTTCATGCTTCAACAGAAAAATCCTGGGACGTTGACAGATTTTGTCACTGAGGAAGATCGATTCAAATATTGTTTTTTCTCACTCGGAGTTAGTAGAAGAGGATTTCGTACATGTCGGCATGTGTTATGTGTGGACGACACTTTTTTAAAGACAAAATACGGTGGGCAGATGTTATGTGCAGTCGCGTTAGATGCAAATAACCATCTATATTCAGTTGCATTTGTTATTGTGGATAGTGAGAATCATGATttttggaagtatttcatgtcaaAGCTAAAGGAAGCGATTGGGGAAGTCGAGGACCTGGCGTTTGTATCTGACAGTTATGCAAGTAGTACACATGCCTTGGAAACTATTTTCCCCGATGCTTATCACGGTgcttgctaccaccacattagtaTGAATGTGGTTGCTAAATTCAAGATTGATCATTGTCATGTGTTGAT GAGAGAAACTAGCAAGAAGACAACTACAACTCTTGCACCGACCTATGAGAAAAATTTGGTGGATATGGCTGAGAAAGCTCAATTCTTGATTCCTTATGCAATAGGGAGGCATGAGTTCCATGTGTTAGATGGTGAGCTGAATGGTGAAGTCGACCTCCTGAATAAGACATGTACATGTGGCGTGTTTCAGATTATTGGTATCCCATGTGCTCATGCACTATCTGGATCCCTTAAGCGAGGGGTGAACTTTTATTCGTTATGTTCAGATTACTATAAAATTGAGACATGGAGGTCCTGTTACACAGAATCTATATATCCTACTGGTAATGAGGAAGAGTTGATTGTTCcacatgacattataacaataaaAGTGAGAACACCTGCGCAGAAAAACCCGGTTGGTCGttcaaagaagaaacaaggtaggcCTAAGACGAAACGCCATCCTTCCAATGGAGATAAATTGGTTGTATAA